In the genome of Hymenobacter cellulosivorans, one region contains:
- a CDS encoding MFS transporter: protein MATSVAASSGTDTRPKPRLSFWQIWNMSFGFLGIQFGFELQNSNVSRIFETLGANKDDIPILWIAAPLTGLLVQPIIGYFSDRTWHPFWGRRRPYFAIGAVLATLALFLMPNSSALWMAGGMLWILDASINISMEPFRAFVGDKLPSEQRTSGFAMQSFFIGVGSVIAAALPWIFNNWFHLSNTAPSGEIPPSVKWAFYAGGVAFILAVMYTVFTSTETPPADMEEFRRENAQVGILDGIKESFMGIFHMPTAMRQLAIVQFFTWFALFSMWIYSTNAVTSNIYDMKVDSALYGRISSFIGAEAARATDDKSKKELGALQADLKEIDQFQASQTDKILTINLANYYVSHAQPSEADQAELKRVQKQYNDGADWLSLASSVRNGVAAIFAFIIPLIAARTSRRRTHMLCLLIGGLGLLSLKFIDNPNLIMVSMAMVGVAWASILSMPYAILAGSLPANRMGYYMGVFNFFIVIPQIVAATILGWATMHLFQGNTLNTIALGGVSMIVAGVFTLWVKDNDDVHPSVHVENSPGYDTPTATVPRT from the coding sequence ATGGCAACCAGCGTCGCGGCCTCGTCCGGTACGGACACCCGCCCCAAACCCCGCCTGAGCTTCTGGCAGATCTGGAACATGAGCTTCGGCTTTCTGGGCATTCAGTTCGGCTTCGAGCTGCAAAACTCCAACGTGAGCCGCATCTTCGAAACGCTAGGCGCCAACAAGGACGACATTCCGATTCTCTGGATTGCGGCCCCCCTCACCGGCCTGCTCGTGCAGCCCATCATCGGCTACTTCTCCGACCGGACCTGGCACCCGTTCTGGGGCCGGCGCCGCCCGTACTTTGCCATTGGGGCAGTGCTGGCCACCCTGGCGCTGTTTCTGATGCCCAACTCCTCGGCGCTATGGATGGCCGGCGGCATGCTCTGGATTCTGGACGCCAGCATCAACATCAGCATGGAACCCTTCCGGGCTTTCGTAGGGGATAAGCTGCCCAGTGAGCAGCGCACCAGCGGGTTTGCCATGCAGAGCTTCTTTATCGGGGTGGGCTCGGTCATTGCCGCGGCCCTGCCCTGGATATTCAATAACTGGTTTCATTTAAGCAATACCGCTCCCAGCGGCGAGATTCCACCGTCGGTGAAGTGGGCCTTCTACGCCGGCGGCGTGGCCTTCATCTTGGCCGTGATGTACACCGTGTTTACCTCCACCGAAACTCCGCCGGCCGATATGGAAGAGTTCCGGCGGGAAAACGCGCAAGTGGGCATTCTGGATGGCATCAAGGAGTCGTTTATGGGCATTTTCCACATGCCCACGGCCATGCGCCAACTGGCCATCGTGCAGTTTTTCACCTGGTTTGCCTTGTTCTCGATGTGGATTTATTCCACCAACGCCGTGACCAGCAACATCTACGACATGAAGGTGGATAGTGCCCTCTACGGCCGCATCAGCAGCTTCATCGGTGCCGAAGCCGCCCGGGCCACCGACGACAAGTCGAAGAAAGAGCTGGGTGCCCTGCAAGCTGACCTCAAGGAAATAGACCAGTTTCAGGCCAGCCAAACCGACAAGATTCTTACCATCAACCTGGCCAACTACTACGTGAGCCACGCCCAGCCTAGCGAAGCCGACCAGGCCGAGCTGAAGCGGGTGCAAAAGCAATACAACGACGGGGCCGACTGGCTGAGCCTGGCTTCATCGGTGCGCAACGGTGTGGCGGCCATCTTCGCCTTCATCATCCCGCTCATTGCGGCCCGTACCAGCCGCCGCCGCACCCACATGCTGTGTCTGCTCATCGGGGGCCTGGGTTTGCTCTCGCTGAAATTTATCGACAACCCCAACCTGATTATGGTGTCGATGGCCATGGTGGGCGTGGCCTGGGCCAGCATTCTGAGCATGCCCTACGCCATCCTGGCCGGCTCGTTGCCAGCTAACCGGATGGGCTACTACATGGGCGTATTCAACTTCTTTATCGTGATTCCCCAGATTGTAGCGGCCACTATCCTGGGCTGGGCCACCATGCACTTATTCCAAGGCAACACACTGAATACCATTGCCCTGGGCGGCGTCTCGATGATTGTGGCCGGGGTGTTTACGCTCTGGGTCAAAGACAACGACGACGTGCACCCCAGCGTCCATGTGGAAAACTCGCCGGGCTACGACACGCCTACCGCCACTGTGCCCCGCACATAA
- a CDS encoding glycoside hydrolase family 13 protein: MKFPAFLPLLAGALLVASPQAATAAVASAAIVAAPTTAAISRIDPTFWWVGMKNPKLQLLVHGAGIGSSTVTLSYPGVTLDGTQKLENPDYLIVNLTIAPDAKPGKLNLEFQGAKKVKYSYELRQRTTPGDKTKVQGVTSADFVYLLMPDRFANGDPKNDVVKGTRVSRIARDSMYARHGGDLKGVEQHFDYLKELGVTAIWPTPVVENDMPKASYHGYALTDYYAVDRRYGSNEDYVRFVQRAHQSGLKVIHDVVLNHMGSKNYLFLEQPAADWFHQWPSFTRSNFRDAAFNDPYASDADRKLYGEGWFDTTMPDLNQSNPLVATYVIQNFIWWVEYTGLDGYRIDTYPYSDRNFLMQWGEAVLNEFPQLGMFGETWVQGNGQQAFFARNILPPVNGFKSNLPGVTDFQSYYAINEALTKDAGWTDGIAKLYYALQGDWMYEDPMRNVVFLDNHDLSRFYSVVGEDFAKYKMGLAWLLTTRGIPQLYYGTEVLMKNFSNPDGLVREDFPGGWPGDKKNYFTAAGRTGQAGEAFTYVSKLANYRKTHPALHSGKLTQFIPQDGIYTYFRHSDAGTVMVLMNSNKDEKAVELSRFAERLNGFSSGTEVTSGATLSDLKLARIPGRTAWVVELKK; encoded by the coding sequence ATGAAATTCCCCGCCTTTCTGCCCCTGCTCGCCGGGGCTCTGCTGGTAGCTTCTCCCCAAGCCGCCACGGCCGCCGTTGCTTCGGCCGCAATCGTTGCCGCCCCCACCACAGCCGCCATCAGCCGCATCGACCCCACCTTCTGGTGGGTGGGCATGAAAAACCCCAAGCTTCAGCTGCTCGTGCACGGCGCGGGTATCGGGAGCAGCACGGTGACTTTGAGTTACCCCGGCGTGACCCTGGACGGTACCCAGAAGCTGGAAAATCCCGACTACCTGATTGTCAACCTGACCATTGCACCCGACGCTAAGCCCGGCAAGCTGAACCTGGAGTTTCAGGGCGCCAAAAAGGTGAAGTACAGCTATGAGCTGCGGCAACGCACCACACCCGGCGACAAAACCAAGGTGCAGGGTGTAACCAGCGCCGACTTTGTGTACCTGCTCATGCCGGACCGCTTTGCCAACGGCGACCCGAAAAACGACGTGGTAAAAGGCACCCGCGTAAGCCGCATTGCCCGCGACTCGATGTACGCCCGGCACGGCGGCGACCTGAAAGGCGTGGAGCAGCACTTCGACTACCTCAAGGAGCTGGGCGTCACGGCCATCTGGCCCACGCCGGTGGTGGAAAACGACATGCCCAAAGCCAGCTACCACGGCTACGCCCTGACGGATTACTACGCCGTAGACCGGCGCTACGGCTCCAACGAAGACTACGTGCGCTTCGTGCAGCGGGCCCACCAAAGCGGGCTGAAGGTGATTCACGACGTGGTGCTCAACCACATGGGCAGCAAGAACTACCTGTTTTTGGAGCAGCCCGCCGCCGACTGGTTTCACCAGTGGCCGAGCTTTACGCGCAGCAACTTCCGCGACGCGGCCTTCAACGACCCCTACGCTTCGGACGCGGACCGCAAGCTCTACGGGGAAGGCTGGTTTGACACGACCATGCCCGACTTGAACCAGAGCAATCCGCTGGTGGCTACTTATGTCATCCAAAACTTTATCTGGTGGGTAGAATACACCGGCCTGGACGGCTACCGCATCGACACCTACCCGTACTCAGACCGCAACTTCCTGATGCAGTGGGGCGAGGCCGTGCTCAATGAGTTTCCCCAGCTGGGCATGTTCGGCGAAACCTGGGTGCAGGGCAACGGGCAGCAGGCCTTCTTCGCCCGCAACATCCTGCCGCCCGTCAACGGATTTAAGTCGAACCTGCCCGGTGTGACTGACTTCCAGAGCTATTACGCCATCAACGAGGCCCTGACCAAGGACGCAGGCTGGACCGACGGTATTGCCAAGCTCTACTACGCCCTACAGGGCGACTGGATGTACGAGGACCCGATGCGCAACGTGGTGTTCCTGGACAACCACGACTTGAGCCGCTTCTACTCGGTTGTGGGCGAAGACTTTGCCAAGTACAAGATGGGCTTGGCCTGGCTGCTGACTACGCGCGGCATCCCGCAGCTCTACTACGGCACCGAGGTGCTGATGAAAAACTTCAGCAACCCCGACGGGCTGGTGCGCGAGGACTTTCCCGGCGGCTGGCCCGGCGACAAAAAGAACTACTTCACCGCCGCGGGCCGCACCGGGCAGGCCGGCGAGGCCTTTACCTACGTGAGTAAGCTGGCCAACTACCGCAAAACCCACCCGGCCCTGCACTCGGGCAAGCTCACCCAGTTTATCCCCCAAGACGGCATCTACACTTACTTCCGTCACTCCGACGCGGGCACAGTGATGGTGCTGATGAACTCCAACAAAGACGAGAAGGCTGTGGAGTTGAGCCGGTTTGCCGAGCGTCTCAACGGGTTTTCGTCGGGCACGGAAGTAACCTCGGGCGCTACGCTTTCTGATCTGAAGTTGGCCCGGATACCGGGGCGCACGGCCTGGGTCGTGGAGTTGAAAAAGTAG
- a CDS encoding TetR/AcrR family transcriptional regulator translates to MDLQKRSTEELILEAAQAVFLEKGLAGARMQEIADRAGINKALLHYYFRSKEKLSALIIERAIGVILPRVMAVLDTDMELFDKIRLVVDTYLTFVSRNSFLPLFIVNEVNRNPQFFFRTVVEKERTHLDKFRRQVEEAVAQGRIHPISPAQLFMNVMSLVIFPFLGKPIIQVGLGLSDEDFKREMAHRRTEVAEFVIRAIRA, encoded by the coding sequence ATGGACCTGCAAAAACGCTCCACTGAAGAACTGATTTTGGAAGCTGCGCAAGCAGTGTTTCTGGAAAAGGGCTTGGCCGGGGCGCGCATGCAGGAAATTGCCGACCGCGCCGGCATCAACAAAGCCCTGCTGCACTATTACTTCCGCAGTAAGGAGAAGCTCTCGGCGCTCATTATTGAGCGGGCCATCGGTGTGATACTGCCGCGCGTGATGGCTGTACTGGACACCGACATGGAGTTGTTTGACAAAATCCGGCTCGTGGTAGATACCTACCTCACCTTCGTGAGTCGCAACAGCTTCCTGCCACTATTCATCGTGAACGAAGTGAACCGCAACCCGCAGTTTTTCTTCCGGACTGTGGTGGAGAAGGAGCGCACCCACCTCGACAAGTTCCGCCGCCAGGTGGAAGAAGCCGTGGCGCAGGGACGCATTCACCCCATCAGCCCCGCGCAATTGTTCATGAACGTCATGTCACTGGTCATCTTTCCTTTCCTGGGCAAGCCCATTATTCAGGTAGGGTTGGGGCTAAGCGACGAGGACTTCAAACGCGAGATGGCACACCGTCGAACTGAAGTGGCCGAATTTGTTATCCGGGCCATTCGAGCCTGA
- the glgP gene encoding alpha-glucan family phosphorylase: protein MSFQFQPYAPAAEFSTQAAYFSMEFALDQALKTYSGGLGFLAGSHMRSAYELKQNLIGIGMLWSYGYYDQGRNEDQTMRADFRLKSYSFLEDTGLVFPITIHGAEVKVKALYLAPDTFGTAPMFFLTTDIPENDYISRTITHYLYDADTAARVAQSMVLGIGGGKLLDLLGVKMDTYHLNEGHGLPLAFYLYEKHGRSLEEVQKRLVFTTHTPELAGNEEHPMQLLTDMTFFGTVPADEIRRVARVENETLNYTLTALRFSRKANAVSKVHGQVANEMWGHYEGICPIIPITNAQNGTYWRDAELHAALEANDDQALLARKRELKKQLFAFVADQTGTLLDPNVLTVVWARRFAGYKRANLILHHFERFAQMVSRQDRPVQVIWAGKPYPKDYGAIGMFNDIIQKTKQFKNCAVLTGYELGLSKLLKTGSDIWLNTPRFPREASGTSGMTAAMNASLSLSIPDGWIPEFVRHGENGFLLPLANLNEPDNVKDDVEARGVLDVLENEILPLYYDEPAKYLEIAKTAMREVEPEFESHRMATEYYREMYQA, encoded by the coding sequence ATGTCCTTCCAGTTCCAACCATACGCGCCCGCCGCTGAATTCTCCACTCAGGCCGCGTACTTCTCCATGGAGTTTGCCCTCGACCAGGCGCTGAAAACCTACTCGGGTGGCCTGGGCTTTCTGGCCGGCTCCCACATGCGCTCGGCCTACGAGCTCAAGCAAAACCTCATCGGCATCGGCATGCTCTGGAGCTACGGCTACTACGACCAGGGCCGTAACGAGGATCAGACCATGCGGGCCGACTTCCGCCTCAAGTCCTACTCCTTCCTCGAAGACACCGGCCTGGTGTTCCCCATCACTATTCACGGGGCTGAAGTGAAAGTGAAGGCCCTGTACCTGGCTCCCGACACGTTCGGCACGGCCCCGATGTTCTTTTTGACCACCGACATTCCCGAAAACGACTACATCTCCCGCACCATCACCCACTACCTCTACGACGCCGACACGGCCGCCCGCGTAGCGCAGTCCATGGTGCTGGGCATCGGCGGCGGCAAGCTGCTCGATTTGCTGGGCGTGAAGATGGACACCTACCACCTCAACGAGGGCCACGGCCTGCCGCTGGCGTTTTACCTCTACGAAAAGCACGGTCGCAGTCTGGAGGAAGTCCAGAAGCGCCTGGTCTTCACGACCCACACCCCCGAGCTGGCCGGCAACGAGGAGCACCCCATGCAGCTGCTCACCGACATGACCTTCTTCGGTACCGTGCCCGCCGACGAAATCCGCCGGGTGGCTCGGGTGGAAAATGAGACCCTGAACTACACCCTCACGGCCCTGCGCTTCTCGCGCAAAGCCAACGCCGTATCAAAAGTACACGGGCAGGTAGCCAATGAAATGTGGGGTCACTACGAAGGTATCTGCCCCATTATCCCGATTACCAACGCCCAGAACGGCACCTACTGGCGCGACGCTGAGCTGCACGCCGCCCTCGAAGCCAACGACGACCAGGCCCTGCTGGCCCGGAAGCGGGAGCTGAAAAAGCAGCTGTTTGCCTTCGTGGCCGACCAGACCGGCACCCTGCTCGACCCCAACGTGCTGACCGTGGTGTGGGCCCGGCGCTTTGCCGGCTACAAGCGCGCCAACCTGATTCTGCACCACTTCGAGCGGTTTGCCCAGATGGTGAGCCGTCAGGACCGCCCCGTGCAGGTTATCTGGGCCGGCAAGCCCTACCCCAAGGACTACGGCGCCATCGGCATGTTCAACGACATCATCCAGAAGACCAAGCAGTTTAAGAACTGCGCTGTGCTGACCGGCTACGAACTGGGCCTCTCTAAGTTGCTCAAGACGGGCTCCGACATCTGGCTGAATACGCCCCGCTTCCCCCGCGAGGCCTCCGGCACCAGCGGCATGACGGCTGCCATGAATGCCAGCCTGAGCCTGAGCATTCCCGACGGTTGGATTCCGGAGTTCGTGCGTCACGGCGAAAACGGCTTCCTGCTGCCCCTGGCCAACCTCAACGAGCCCGACAACGTGAAGGACGACGTGGAAGCCCGCGGCGTGCTCGACGTGCTGGAAAATGAAATCCTGCCGCTCTACTACGACGAGCCCGCTAAGTACCTGGAAATTGCCAAAACTGCTATGCGCGAAGTCGAGCCCGAGTTCGAGTCGCATCGCATGGCTACCGAATACTACCGGGAAATGTATCAGGCCTAG
- a CDS encoding alpha-amylase family glycosyl hydrolase has translation MKKLLVPAVAASLALASFAVPLPSSISSVSEPTTFADPNTTDEVPQDHKLVIYQVMTRLFGNKTTLNKPYGTNAENGVGKFNDINDLALQAIKKMGVSHVWYTGVLEHATMSDFSKAGGPGPDDADVVKGRAGSPYAIKDYYDIAPDLAVDVKTRKQEFEALVKRTHANGLKVIIDFIPNHVARSYKSNAKPAGVVDLGEKDDLTKAFAPNNNFYYLPGKSLIVPKAGNPLGAALGPKEDGKFTETPAKASGNDVFSEAPKVDDWYETVKLNYGVDYQNGRKTYFEPMPDTWLKMRDILVYWAQKDVDGFRCDMAEMVPIEFWAWVIPEVKKVKPGIIFMGEAYNPKEYRNYLEKGKFDYLYDKVGLYDGLRRLMTGGGNTEDITKVWSEESRGFGSRMLRFLENHDEQRIASKEFAGDPRTAIPAMTVSATLGSGPVMVYFGQEVGEPANGSEGFSGADGRTTIFDYWGVPEHQKWMNGGKFDGGKLDGVQKQLRDFYSRLLNLTSTSDAIRRGRFYELQDANNLGKNYDQRRVYSYLRYTDKQKLLIIANFSKDVTLTPKIEIPKSAMQAMGLDPTKFYTYTDLLNNAPATENLTLTLTPLSAYVFEIKPKQ, from the coding sequence ATGAAAAAACTGCTAGTACCCGCCGTGGCCGCCAGTTTGGCTTTGGCTTCTTTCGCTGTTCCACTTCCGAGTTCAATTTCTTCCGTGTCCGAGCCTACGACTTTTGCCGACCCGAACACCACCGACGAGGTGCCCCAGGACCATAAGCTGGTGATTTACCAGGTGATGACCCGGCTGTTTGGCAACAAGACCACCCTGAATAAGCCCTACGGCACCAACGCCGAAAACGGCGTGGGCAAGTTCAACGACATCAACGACCTGGCCCTGCAGGCCATTAAAAAGATGGGCGTGAGCCACGTCTGGTACACCGGGGTACTGGAACACGCCACGATGAGCGACTTCAGCAAGGCTGGCGGCCCCGGCCCCGATGATGCCGATGTGGTGAAGGGCCGGGCCGGCTCGCCCTACGCCATCAAGGACTACTACGACATTGCCCCCGACCTGGCCGTGGACGTGAAAACCCGCAAGCAGGAGTTTGAGGCCCTGGTGAAGCGTACCCACGCCAACGGCCTGAAAGTTATTATCGACTTCATTCCCAACCACGTAGCCCGCAGCTATAAGTCGAATGCCAAGCCCGCGGGCGTGGTGGATTTGGGCGAGAAGGACGATTTGACCAAGGCCTTTGCCCCCAACAACAACTTCTACTACCTGCCCGGCAAAAGCTTAATCGTACCCAAAGCCGGCAACCCGCTGGGCGCTGCTTTGGGCCCTAAGGAAGACGGCAAGTTCACGGAAACGCCCGCCAAGGCCAGCGGCAACGACGTGTTTTCGGAAGCGCCCAAGGTGGACGACTGGTACGAAACGGTGAAACTCAACTACGGGGTAGATTACCAGAACGGCCGCAAAACCTACTTCGAGCCCATGCCCGACACTTGGCTCAAGATGCGCGACATCCTAGTGTATTGGGCCCAGAAAGACGTGGATGGCTTCCGCTGCGACATGGCCGAAATGGTGCCCATCGAGTTCTGGGCCTGGGTGATTCCCGAAGTGAAAAAGGTGAAGCCCGGCATCATCTTCATGGGCGAAGCTTACAACCCCAAGGAGTACCGCAACTACCTGGAGAAGGGCAAGTTCGACTACCTCTACGATAAGGTAGGCCTCTACGACGGCCTGCGCCGCCTGATGACTGGCGGCGGCAATACCGAGGATATTACCAAGGTGTGGAGCGAGGAAAGCCGGGGCTTTGGCTCCCGCATGCTGCGCTTTTTGGAAAACCACGACGAACAGCGCATTGCCTCCAAGGAGTTTGCCGGCGACCCGCGCACCGCTATTCCGGCCATGACGGTTTCGGCCACGTTGGGCTCGGGTCCGGTGATGGTGTACTTCGGGCAGGAAGTAGGGGAGCCCGCCAACGGCTCGGAAGGCTTTAGCGGCGCTGATGGCCGCACCACCATTTTCGACTATTGGGGGGTGCCTGAGCACCAGAAGTGGATGAATGGCGGCAAGTTTGACGGCGGCAAGCTCGATGGGGTACAAAAGCAGCTGCGTGACTTCTACTCCCGCCTGCTCAACCTGACCAGCACCAGCGACGCCATCCGCCGGGGCCGGTTCTACGAGCTCCAGGACGCCAACAACCTGGGCAAGAACTACGACCAGCGCCGCGTGTACAGCTACCTGCGCTACACCGACAAGCAGAAGCTGCTCATCATCGCCAACTTCAGCAAGGACGTGACCCTGACGCCCAAAATCGAGATTCCCAAGTCGGCCATGCAGGCCATGGGCCTCGACCCAACCAAGTTCTATACCTACACCGACCTGCTCAACAACGCCCCGGCCACCGAAAACCTGACTCTCACGCTAACTCCGCTGAGCGCCTACGTTTTCGAAATCAAGCCGAAGCAGTAA
- a CDS encoding SDR family oxidoreductase has protein sequence MNDLTDKVAIVTGASRGIGRAVSLLLAMQGANVVSVARSTEELEELTHKTNGLAIPADVSDEADVQNVVDEAIRHYGKVDILVCNAGVGSFNLLENNAADEWDRIFDVNVKGTFLFCKFLVPHFKDRKAGHIVGITSDVARRTFEHGTVYGASKFAQDALLGSLRKEVRPHGIKVSTIYPGLVDTYFNESKPGSPDSEKTHLKPADIAQAVRYILEAPPHVVIDELMIHPLTQEW, from the coding sequence ATGAACGACCTCACCGATAAAGTCGCCATTGTTACCGGAGCCTCGCGGGGCATCGGGCGGGCCGTGTCCCTGCTGCTGGCCATGCAGGGCGCCAACGTGGTATCCGTAGCCCGCTCGACGGAAGAGCTGGAGGAGCTAACCCACAAAACCAACGGCCTGGCCATTCCCGCCGACGTTTCCGACGAAGCCGATGTACAGAACGTAGTCGACGAAGCCATCCGCCACTACGGCAAGGTTGATATTCTGGTCTGCAATGCTGGGGTGGGCTCGTTTAATCTCCTGGAAAACAACGCTGCCGATGAGTGGGACCGGATATTCGACGTGAACGTGAAGGGCACCTTCCTGTTCTGCAAGTTCCTGGTGCCCCACTTCAAGGACCGCAAGGCCGGCCACATCGTGGGCATCACCTCCGACGTGGCCCGGCGCACCTTCGAGCACGGCACGGTGTACGGGGCCAGCAAGTTTGCCCAGGATGCTCTGCTCGGCTCCTTGCGGAAGGAAGTGCGGCCTCACGGCATCAAGGTCAGCACAATCTATCCGGGCCTGGTTGATACCTACTTCAACGAATCCAAGCCCGGCAGCCCCGACTCGGAGAAAACCCACCTTAAGCCCGCCGACATTGCCCAGGCCGTGCGCTACATCCTCGAAGCCCCACCCCATGTCGTCATCGATGAGCTCATGATTCACCCGCTGACGCAGGAGTGGTGA
- a CDS encoding alpha/beta hydrolase, translated as MKHLLFLLLLLGYYPLLAQPAVPVGRTVVTYLDSKLLARNPGGENPRRRVSVYLPPGYDANPQRRYPVLYYLHGYGWSDSLVFNQDGLPALLDQAIAAGQIRPLIVVTPNEKTRFGGSMYTNSATNGPWADFTAQELIRFIDGQFRTLARPGSRGLAGHSMGGNGTLRLSMLYPDTWAAAYALSPAFVGPNPEYMANAAGLRAVLRAPNQDALAGHFQGQITVALARAFSAEPKAKPFGAALPNSLGPDSLMRRDAVLPRWIAATPTYLLPAHTAGLRQLRALAFDWGGQDEFRHIPPTCRSFSTLLSTFGIRHSAQEYEGTHGSGIMGRNGRIYQHLLPFFNQHLDFAPQQ; from the coding sequence ATGAAACACCTGCTTTTCCTTTTGCTGCTGCTCGGCTACTACCCTCTGCTGGCCCAGCCCGCCGTTCCGGTCGGGCGCACCGTCGTTACTTACCTCGATTCGAAGCTGCTGGCCCGCAACCCAGGCGGTGAAAACCCAAGGCGGCGCGTGAGCGTGTACCTGCCACCGGGCTATGATGCCAACCCGCAACGCCGCTACCCAGTACTCTACTACCTGCACGGCTACGGCTGGAGCGACAGTCTGGTATTTAACCAGGACGGCCTTCCCGCCTTGCTCGACCAGGCCATTGCGGCTGGCCAGATTCGTCCCCTGATTGTGGTAACGCCCAACGAAAAGACGCGGTTCGGTGGCAGCATGTATACTAATTCGGCTACCAACGGCCCTTGGGCCGACTTCACCGCCCAGGAACTGATCCGCTTTATCGATGGGCAGTTTCGCACCCTGGCCCGGCCGGGCAGCCGCGGCCTAGCGGGTCACTCGATGGGCGGCAACGGCACCCTACGCCTAAGTATGCTGTATCCCGACACCTGGGCTGCCGCTTACGCCCTTAGTCCGGCCTTTGTGGGGCCAAACCCCGAATACATGGCCAATGCGGCAGGCTTGCGGGCTGTCCTGCGCGCACCCAACCAAGACGCTTTGGCCGGGCATTTTCAGGGCCAGATAACCGTCGCGCTGGCCCGGGCCTTTTCCGCCGAGCCAAAGGCCAAACCATTCGGCGCGGCTCTGCCTAACTCCCTCGGCCCCGACAGCTTAATGCGGCGCGATGCCGTGCTACCGCGCTGGATAGCTGCTACGCCCACGTATCTGTTGCCGGCCCATACCGCCGGGCTGCGGCAGTTGCGTGCCCTGGCTTTCGACTGGGGCGGGCAGGATGAATTTCGCCATATTCCACCTACGTGTCGTTCCTTCAGTACCTTACTTAGCACTTTTGGCATCCGACACTCGGCCCAGGAGTACGAGGGCACGCATGGCAGTGGCATCATGGGCCGAAACGGACGTATCTACCAGCACCTACTGCCCTTTTTCAACCAGCATCTGGATTTTGCTCCCCAGCAGTAG
- a CDS encoding glycosyltransferase — MLFITVFFSAFFGIFALILLLLVWPRPALPKLTARPKVSILIAARNEEANIERCLRALAALNYPVEQLEILIGDDASTDDTMGVVQRFIADKPQFRLLPIRQKLGTAQGKSNVLAHLCNAATADTFLITDADMSLAPDWVQTMLAAAPEGVGVVTGITTASGSIFGRLQGLDWLFGLNLIRLLTDLGLPITAVGNNMLVTRAAYESIGGYEALAFSITEDLQLFDQIVRQGWGYRNIITPQALGISVPQPTVMHLLRQRKRWMKGAVRLPWQLGLLFSSYGFFYTVLGWPGLLPLKLIIVLYTAKVAFQTLFLLITLRQAGHRESLGVLVLYEWYLLLMSLAVLGYTVWPGAILWKERRYRWAEG, encoded by the coding sequence ATGCTCTTTATTACTGTATTCTTCAGTGCTTTCTTCGGCATTTTCGCCCTGATTTTACTGCTTCTGGTGTGGCCCCGGCCGGCCTTGCCCAAGCTGACGGCTAGGCCCAAAGTCAGCATTCTAATTGCAGCCCGCAACGAGGAAGCCAATATCGAGCGGTGCCTGCGGGCGTTGGCGGCTCTTAATTATCCGGTCGAGCAGCTCGAAATCCTCATCGGCGACGACGCCTCCACCGACGACACGATGGGCGTAGTGCAGCGCTTCATTGCCGATAAGCCTCAGTTCCGGCTGCTGCCCATTCGGCAGAAGCTGGGCACGGCCCAGGGCAAAAGCAACGTGCTGGCCCACCTCTGCAACGCGGCCACCGCCGACACCTTCCTCATCACCGACGCCGACATGTCCCTGGCCCCCGACTGGGTCCAGACCATGCTGGCAGCCGCGCCCGAAGGCGTGGGCGTTGTGACGGGTATCACGACGGCTTCGGGCAGCATCTTCGGCCGCTTGCAGGGCCTCGACTGGCTTTTCGGCCTCAACCTGATTCGTCTGCTCACCGACTTGGGGCTACCCATTACGGCCGTCGGCAACAACATGCTCGTCACGCGGGCGGCTTACGAATCCATTGGTGGCTACGAGGCCCTGGCCTTCAGCATCACAGAGGACTTGCAGCTCTTCGACCAGATTGTGCGGCAGGGCTGGGGCTACCGCAACATTATTACGCCCCAGGCCCTGGGCATTTCGGTGCCCCAACCCACGGTGATGCATTTGCTGCGGCAGCGCAAACGCTGGATGAAAGGAGCCGTGCGCCTGCCCTGGCAGCTGGGCTTGCTCTTCAGCTCCTACGGCTTCTTTTACACGGTGCTGGGCTGGCCCGGCCTGCTGCCCCTGAAGCTGATTATAGTGCTGTACACGGCCAAAGTAGCCTTCCAGACGCTCTTCTTACTGATTACCCTCCGCCAGGCTGGCCACCGCGAGTCGCTGGGCGTGCTAGTGCTCTACGAGTGGTACTTGCTACTGATGTCGCTGGCAGTGCTGGGCTATACCGTGTGGCCCGGCGCTATCCTGTGGAAGGAACGGCGCTACCGGTGGGCTGAGGGCTAG